Below is a window of Halomicrobium mukohataei DSM 12286 DNA.
GGCTCGTCGCCGACCGTAACCCCGGTGACCCCGAGTACGTCAAGTGGGTCGACGAGGCCAACGCCGACGCGCTCGGGGGCCTCTCGCTGATCGGCCAGCGCGAGAGCGTGGACGTGGTCGTCTGCCGAACCGATGGCGATCGAGAACTGGCCGATGCAATGGTGGCGGCTCTCGACGAATTTGACTACGACGCGTTCGGCGACTACCGCGAAGCGGCCAAAGATATCACCGTCTCGCTCCCGATCTACAGTCGAGACTCGACCGAGGCCGAAACAGTTCGAAATCTCGAACCGCTCGGCGATGCCGATCTCCGTGTGCTCAGGCGAGCGCGAGGCACTTCCTACTTCGACGAGACGAAGGGCCTCGCCGTGGACGAACCCTGCGTCGACGATCGGTTCCTATGACGGACTCCTCTGGCGACCCCGTCGACCGGTTTCTCGCCGCCGCCAGAGACGAGAGCGCAGAACTTCCCTTTCGGCTCACGGGCGTCATGTTCCAGTACTACGTCGTCTGTGAGCGCGAGCTATGGTTTCTCAGCCGCGACGTGGAGATCGATCGCGACACACCGGCGATCGTCCGCGGGAGCGACGTGGACGACTCGGCGTACGCCGACAAGCGCCGCGACGTTCGCGTCGACGGCATCATCGCAATCGACGTGCTCGACAGCGGCGAGATTCTGGAGGTCAAACCCTCCTCGTCGATGACCGAACCGGCCCGGCTGCAGCTGTTGTTTTACCTCTGGTACCTCGATCGGGTCACCGGCGTCGAAAAGACCGGCGTGCTCGCACACCCCGCGGAAAAGCGCCGCGAGACCGTCGAGTTGACGCCGGAGACGAGCGCCGAAGTCGAATCTGCGATCGAGGGGATTCGCGCGGTCGTCACTGCCGAATCGCCGCCGCCGGCAGAGGAGAAGCCGGTCTGTGACTCGTGTGCCTATCACGACTTCTGCTGGAGCTGTTGATCATGAACGACAACTACCACGTCTTTTCCGACGGACGCATCGAACGCCACGACGACACGGTACGGGTCATCACCGACGACGGCGAGAAAAAATACCTCCCGGTCGAGAACGCCGAGGCGATCTTCCTCCACGGTCAGATCGAGTACAACACCCGCTTCGTCTCCTTTCTCAATCAGGAAGGCGTCGCCGTACACGTCTTCGGCTGGCACGATCACTACGCCGGGTCGATCATGCCCAAGCGGGGCCAAACGTCCGGACAGACACTCGTCGACCAGGTCCGGGCCTACGACGATCCGGCCCACCGGCTCGAACTGGCTCAGGCGTTCGTCGACGGCAGCATCCACAACATGCGTGCGAACGTCACGTACTACGACGGCCGAGGACACGACTTCGAGGACGTGCTGGCAGAGCTGACCGAAGCCCGGTCGTCACTCGACAGGATGGAGACGATCGACGAGACGATGGGCGTCGAAGCACGCGCCCGAAAGGCGTACTACTCGACCTTCGACGAGATCCTGCCCGACGAGTTCGTCTTCGGCGGCCGCCAGTACGATCCGCCGAACAACGAAGTCAACAGCCTCATCTCTTTCGGCAATTCGCTCGTCTACGCCAACGTCGTCTCGGCCATCCGAGCGACGGCACTCGATCCCACGGTCAGCTTCCTCCACGAGCCCGGCGAGCGTCGGTACTCGCTGGCCCTGGACATCGCCGACCTGTTCAAACCGTTGCTCGCGGATCGAGTCATCTTCAGACTCGTCAACCGCGGCCAGCTGACCAGCGACGATTTCGAGGCCGAGATGAACGCCTGCCTGCTGAACGAGCACGGCCGGAAGACCTACTCGAAGGCCTACGAAGAGACGCTCGACGAGACGATCGAGCACCCGGATCTGGGAAAGAAGGTGAGCTATCAGTATCTCCTCCGAGTCGAGGTGTACAAGCTCAAAAAACATCTCCTGACCGGCGAGGAGTACGTCCCGTTCCAACGGTGGTGGTGACGCGTGGTCTACGTGGTCGTCGTCTACGACATGGAAGCCGACCGGACACACAAGATGCTGAAGTTCCTCCGCCGGTATCTCACCCACGTCCAGAACTCCGTCCTCGAAGGAGACGTGACCGAGGGCGATCTCGAAAAGATCCGCTCCGGCGTCGACGACCTGCTCAAACCCGGAGAGTCGACGATCATCTACCAGATCTCCTCGGAGAAGCTGGTCGACCGAAGCGTGTTCGGTGACGATCCCGCCGCAGACGACCAGTTCCTGTGAACTACCCTACCCTACTCGCACACGGCTGACACCGTTCGCTCCTTGAGGGTAGGGCTTCCTGATTCGACGACGCGCTTTGCAGATATATGTGTATCCACAGGGAGCGCAGTCTCCACAGGCGTTGATTCGAAGTATCCCACTCCTACGTTTTCGAGGCCGCGAGAAAGAATGTTCCACGCTGCGTTCGCGTCCCTGTCCGCCTCGAACCCGCAGGCGGGACAGGAGTGTTCACGGACCCACAACGGCTTCTCCGTCGAGACGCCACATGACGCGCATTTCTTGGTCGTCCCTCTCGGGTTGACCGCCACGAAGTGCGTCCCTTCGCGCTCACACTTGTATTCGAGCAACGAGAGGAACGTCCGCCACGCGGCGGAGGCGGTGTTGCGGCTGTTCGACGGCGACTCCATCATCCCCTTCACATTCAGGTCCTCGACCGCCACAAGGTCGTACTCCCGAGCGTAGTAGTTCGACAACTTATGCAGGAAGTCGCGGCGCTTCCGTCGGAGGTCGGCGTAATACTTCGCGACTCGCCGCCGTTGCTTCTCGTAGCTGTTCGACCCGTGTTGTTTTTGCGAGAGCTTCCGTTGCTCACGTTCCAAGCGTTCGCGTTCGTCGGTGAGGTCGAGCGACCCGACTGCTGTACCGTCGGTGTCGTGAGCGTACTTGCAAATCCCCACGTCGATACCGACGCACTTCTCGGGATTCTCAGGTGGCTCGGGAGGTTCACGATCCATTTCGACACCGAACGTGGCGAACCACTCGCCCGTCGGTTCCTTCTTGACTGTGACCTGCTTGAGCGTGGCGTCGTTGGGGATGGCGCGGTGAAGCCGAATCGGTATGTCCGCGAGTTTCGAGAGTGACAGGACAGTCTGACCGCCCTTCTTGTCGAGCTTGAAACCAGACTGACTGTACGTGAAACTGCGGAACTCCCGTGGCGGCTTCCACTTGAGTTGGCCAACGCCGTAGCCGTTCTTCTTGAGCTTGGAGAGGCCTTTGAGGTTGTCAAACAGGCGTTCCACGACGGTTTGGAGAACCTTCGAATACACGTCGTTGAGGTCGTCCCACCACTTTTTGAGGTCGGGGAGCTCCGACCGAAGCGTGGTCATGGACGGCAGTTCAC
It encodes the following:
- a CDS encoding CRISPR-associated protein Cas4 — its product is MTDSSGDPVDRFLAAARDESAELPFRLTGVMFQYYVVCERELWFLSRDVEIDRDTPAIVRGSDVDDSAYADKRRDVRVDGIIAIDVLDSGEILEVKPSSSMTEPARLQLLFYLWYLDRVTGVEKTGVLAHPAEKRRETVELTPETSAEVESAIEGIRAVVTAESPPPAEEKPVCDSCAYHDFCWSC
- the cas1b gene encoding type I-B CRISPR-associated endonuclease Cas1b; translation: MNDNYHVFSDGRIERHDDTVRVITDDGEKKYLPVENAEAIFLHGQIEYNTRFVSFLNQEGVAVHVFGWHDHYAGSIMPKRGQTSGQTLVDQVRAYDDPAHRLELAQAFVDGSIHNMRANVTYYDGRGHDFEDVLAELTEARSSLDRMETIDETMGVEARARKAYYSTFDEILPDEFVFGGRQYDPPNNEVNSLISFGNSLVYANVVSAIRATALDPTVSFLHEPGERRYSLALDIADLFKPLLADRVIFRLVNRGQLTSDDFEAEMNACLLNEHGRKTYSKAYEETLDETIEHPDLGKKVSYQYLLRVEVYKLKKHLLTGEEYVPFQRWW
- the cas2 gene encoding CRISPR-associated endonuclease Cas2 codes for the protein MVYVVVVYDMEADRTHKMLKFLRRYLTHVQNSVLEGDVTEGDLEKIRSGVDDLLKPGESTIIYQISSEKLVDRSVFGDDPAADDQFL
- a CDS encoding RNA-guided endonuclease InsQ/TnpB family protein; translated protein: MYYAYKYRLKPSDAHREELDRHRNICRQLYNHTLYRLNEYQDEHGELPSMTTLRSELPDLKKWWDDLNDVYSKVLQTVVERLFDNLKGLSKLKKNGYGVGQLKWKPPREFRSFTYSQSGFKLDKKGGQTVLSLSKLADIPIRLHRAIPNDATLKQVTVKKEPTGEWFATFGVEMDREPPEPPENPEKCVGIDVGICKYAHDTDGTAVGSLDLTDERERLEREQRKLSQKQHGSNSYEKQRRRVAKYYADLRRKRRDFLHKLSNYYAREYDLVAVEDLNVKGMMESPSNSRNTASAAWRTFLSLLEYKCEREGTHFVAVNPRGTTKKCASCGVSTEKPLWVREHSCPACGFEADRDANAAWNILSRGLENVGVGYFESTPVETALPVDTHISAKRVVESGSPTLKERTVSAVCE